The DNA region CGCAGAACGCTACTTAGTTACCCTATTCCACGCTGGAACTACGATAGTTTTAGCTTATGCTTACAAAAACGGCTTTGGAAGGAAAGCATTTTTAAGCCTGAGCATAGCTCATGGAATAATAGACACCTTCGCAGCTCACTACCAGCTGACACAGTCTCAAACGAGCTTAATCTTGACTTACATTGTCCTAATTGCTGTTACCCTAATAATACTCCGCTATGCGCTACCAAAAGCGAAGGAAGAAAAGGAGGAAGAAAAGGTTGTTTGGTAACGGGAAGAGGAGAGCCATTAAAAAGCTCAAAAAAGAGCTCAGGGCAGGTACTTACTCATTTATTATTTTATCCCTCCTCAAGGATAAGCCTATGCACGGTTATGGGATAAGAAAGGCCTTCAGCGAGCTCAGCGAAGGAAGAATAGTGCCGAGTGAGGGCACTCTCTATGACCTGCTCAAAAGTCTCGAAAAGTACAAGCTGGTCGAGAGCTTTTGGGCCGAAGTTGGGGGGAGGGCGAGGAAGTACTATAAAATAACCTCCCTAGGAGAGGAGGTCCTGAGTGAACTCAAGGAAGAGGTTTCGTTTATTGGTGAAATTCTAGAGAGGCTCGGTGAGGGATATGAATGAGGTTCAAATCTTAGGAATAACAATGTTTTTAGCTGGGCTGCTCAGCTACGGCTTCAGAAATAAGAAGGAGTTCAGGAGGGGGCTTAGAGTTGGGTTTAGAATTCCTTACACCTTAGCATCTCAGGAGGCCTGGAGAGCGGGGAACACCTTCGTGGGAATAGGATTTATGGCATTAGGTGTGCTCGTGATCTTCTTGAGCTTTTCACTGAGTGAGAATCAAGCTGTGCTTATAGCCACATTTGGAGGTTTTGTCATAATAGCCCTCGGTGCCTACGTCTCAAAGATAGCCCTTGAGAGAGAAACGTTTAAGCCTGCTGAAGGTGAGATAAAGCCTTTAAAAGAATTTAACGTCAAACCTTGGCTCTTCAGCGGTGCACTTATCATGATAATTTACTTACTCATCGCCCTCTATTACTACCCCAAGCTCCCCGAAGTGATAGCGATCCACTTCACCTCTTCCGGAGCCCCGGACAGCTTCGGCTCAAAGCTCCCTTTTGTCCTAATAGTTCCACTCACAATCATGTCCTTCTTTTTAGGCCTGATTTACCTAGCAAAAGAACCATTCAAGAGAGCGTACATCTCAATCTACTCAAAAAATCCAGAACAAACAAGGAAGTGGACTTTGAATCTACTCCTCGCAGGAATGTTTGTCCAGTTTATTGCATACACCGACATAATCTGGTTCAGCCTCAACGGAGCACATTTGCTTTCCATTAGCTCTCTCACCACGCTCTCATTACTGTTCATCGCTATTCCCTCTGCGATGATTCTCCTCTCACTGTTTCGCCCTCCAGCTTAGGAGGTGAAATTTCTTTCACCGGAAGTATTTTAAATAAGTTCGGTAAAGATAAGCAAGGTTGGCATGGAAGGAATCGAAATCATAAACATCATGTTTAATATTTTCATAGCGCTCCTGATGCTCACAGCCGGCCTTTTAACATATCTCTTCCGGGATAAGCCAAACTATGCGATAGGAGTTAGAATAGGCTACACATTTGCCTCAAAAGAAGCCTGGCGCAAAACCAACACTTTTGCTGGAAAAGCATTTATGGCTCTTGGAGCGCTCATGCTCATCCTGAGCCCCTTTGTTGATATGATGCAGAACACGATAATAATGCTCGCAGGGATAATTGTAATCTTCTACAAAGGCTACAAGATAGCAAAAGAGACGTATGAACTCGAAGAGTTTAAAATTGAAGCGCCAGAAATCATCCCCCAAAACATCCCCGAGCTGAATGTAAGGCCATATCTCTTCGGAGAGTTTGCCATCTTAAGTATTTACTTCCTCTTTCTTGCCCTCAGCTACGACAAAATGCCCCAGAACATAGCGTCCCACTTTGATTTCTACGGAAACCCCAATGGCTTCATGGAGAAAAGCATAACCTCCCTCGTGGCATTTCCGCTGGTCATCTCCGCTCTGATAATAGGAATAACGTACCTATCAAAAAAGCCCCTATTTGTGCAGTTCACGCCGAAATTCAACCCAAAGGCAGGCAAAATTTTCGTTGAGCTCATGTTTTTCACGGAGCTCCTTATAATCTCAGCATGGGCCTACATAATAGCCTACAACGCTTATAACATCCACAGCGGAGCCATCATAAGTGGGATAAGCTTTGGAGCAATCATAATAATATTGGTTGAGATGTTTAGGCTTTTACTGGCGATTGGAGAGAGTTGAATTGCTGAATCTCTTTAAATAATAAAGAGAATTTAGAGTTCGTAATACTGCCTCTTCCTATCCTTAAAGATGTCATTAAACTCATTGAGCATCTTATTTCTCGCTTCCTCCACGTTTATCTCAACGATACCAACCTCTTCTTTGTCCTCACTGGCCCTAAGGAGAATCTCCGCTTTAGGTGAGTTAATTTGGCTCATCCCTATAAAGCGAAGCCCTCTCTCCTCGCCAATCCTGTTGGCCGTTATTGAGAAGACTCTGTTCTCCAAGCTTCTAATTGGCATTGCCCTTGGTGCGTAGGGCATGACGAGGTTAGCGGGATGGGCAACTATATCAGCGCCTTTCAAAGCCAGAGTCCTCATAGCCTCCGGGAAAAACCAGTCGAAGCATATCATTACTCCAACCTTTGCTATACCTATGTTGAAGACATGAAAGCCCAAATTGCCCGGCTCAAAGAAGAGCTTTTCCCTGTAGAAGAGGTGTATTTTACGATATTTTCCTATGTAACTGGAACCTATTGGGCCTACAATCACAGCCGAATTATAGAGCTTTCCTTTCTCGTCTTTTTCAGCTGTCCCAGCCACAATGAAAAGCTCGTGCTCCCTCGCCTGCTCCATCAAAAAGAGTGTTGTTTCACCATCGGGTATCTGCTGAGCTATCTCTTCAACTTCTTCCTTGCTCTCAAAATTGTAACCTGTATCAAAGAGTTCCGGAAGAACGATGAGCTTGGCTTCTTTTTTTGCAGCTTCCTTGATGAAGCGCTCGGCCTTGCTCAAGTTCGCATTTAAGTCCAAAAGCTTTGGTTCCATCTGAATGAATCCTACTTTCATGCCACCACCGAGGTTTCTTTAGCACTTCTCATTTATTGCGTTTTTTATTGGGTGTTATTATATCAACAGCCTCAAAAATGCCCCAATAAGTATGCTGAGCTACAAGAATACTAAATTTTGTCATTGCAATAGCAACAAAATTGCAAATTTAGTAAAAGATGTATAAAAGACGCAGTTCAAAATTAAAATGGATTAAAAGTCCGAAAATTCTAAAAATTAAAACAAAGTCCTGAAGAGCCAGATTTTCCCATTGAAGCCCCATAAGTGTCCTTTTGCCCAGTAGTTTAGTCGAATGCTAGATAGGGAAAAGTTTAAAAAGGCTCCTATAAGAAGGGAGGATGGAACGATTATCGAGGTGGTCATCATGAAGAGGAGACCAAGGAAGTGGAAGAAGAAAGGAAGAATGAGATGGAAGTGGCTGAAGAAGAGGATTAGGCGCTTAAAGAGACAGCACAGGAAAGAGAGAGGATTAATCTGAGGTTCTTGACCTCTTTTTATATTCCCTTTGGTGCCTCACATGGAGCATTTCAAAACCTTTGAAAGGCTTTCTTTAGAACTGGACACCTCCAAAGGGAAGACGCTTATTTTAGCAGACTTGCATATTGCTTTTGAGCTTTCAAGGGGTTTGAGAGTTAGAACGTATTTTGAGAAAAGCTTAGTGGAGTTTATAAAGTCAAGGAATCCTGATCTAGTGATTTTGCTCGGTGATGTTAAGGAACCCTTAAGTCTAAAACCATTCACAAAGAAGCTTCTCCTAGAGTTCTTCAGCGAGCTGGAGGAATTTAAAATCCTGATAACCAAAGGAAACCACGACGGCAACATTGAAAAGCTCGAGGAGGAATTCAGAAACATTGAGGTCGAGAACTACTTCCTCATTGATGACACCCTTTTCATCCACGGTCATCAAAATCTTCCAAAAATAGATTTTGAGCGGGCCATTTTAGGTCATATACACCCAGCGGTAAGCGTTAAAATCGGGAGCATCGTTAAAAAGACAAAGTGCTTCATTAGGGTGGATAAATTTTTGATTCTCCCCACAGTAAATCCCTACATAGAAGGCTTTGATGTTAGGGAAGGCATAAAGATGATACCTTTCTTGAAGAAGGCTAAGAAAGGAAAAGCTTTCCTTCCTGACTGGACATACTTGGGGGAAGTAATGTTTTAATTTGAAAAACTAAACAAACCGCAAGTTTTATGAAGTTTAAACGTATAAAATATATGAAGAGAAGATTGCATAGGTGGGAAAATTAGAGGGTGAGGTCAATGCACGAAAAGCTCGAAAGCCTGTTGCGCTCACTTGGGGTCAAAAAAAGCGAGATAAGGATTTACAAACTGCTTTTGGAGAAAAATATTCCCTTAAGAATAAAAGAAATACAGAGGGAAGTGGGGTTAAGCGAGAGGAGCGTTAGGGCACATGTTCTAAACCTCTACCGCAGAGGATTCCTAAAGAGGAAGCTCATTGAAGAAGGCTGGCTCGGCTACACTTACACAGCGGTGTCTCCCCAAGAACTCCTCGAAAGGTTAAAAGAAAACGTTGTGAAGAAAATCAACGAAATTGAGAGAGAGCTAAAGGAAACTGACGAAGTTAAGGGCCCCTAAAATCTCCAGAGCTTTCTCAAGACTTTCTCTTTTAAACTTGCCGTATTCTTCTTCCAAGGCTTTAAAAGCATCATCCTTAGGCAAAAGCTCCCCTAACATCAAGAGTTCATGGAGCAAAGCCATCAATGGACGCTCCTTTAAAAGCTCCCTCATCTCCTTTCCCTGTGCTTTATCAATTCTCATGATGTCCCTAGGGGATAGTATACCCTTTTGTTTCCACTGGAGCCAAGGGTTGGACTCAAACTCATGACCAATATCAACACCCAAAAAATGTCCATCCCTAGCAAGTCCCTTCATGACGAGCTTTTCCGCCACATCCAGCTCATTAGTTAGGCCCAGCTCACCGAGATACTTCATGGCATATGCCTTCGCAAAGCGTTGGAGCTCTTCTTTGCTGGCTTTTGCCAAGGCCAAAGCCGTCGCCAAAACAGCTTTTCCAATTATTTCGAGTGTTTCTTTGCTCAGCTTTTCTATTGAGTCCTCACTTGAGTGATAAAAACTGTCGGGCCAAGTTATGGGCATTACCGAAGGAATCCCAAAGAAGCTGAACACGTCGTGGTCACTCCCCATCTCATAGGGATAGCTCTTAAGGGGCACCTTTGGAAGAGAGCTGCCGCCAAAACTCTTTCCTCTAGAGTTGGCCAAGTCCAAATAGTATTCCATGATGCCCTCTATTACTGAAAACCTCGAAAGAGGCGTTCTTATTAGCATGACAACTCCTTCCCGTCCTCCCACCATGTCGAGGTTTATTACCACATAGTAATGCTCGAGCTCAGCAAAGCTCTCTATGAAGGCTTGTGTGCCATGATACTCAGGAATCCAGAGGAAGGCAAAGCCGAAGCGGAATGATTCGTCGTATAATTTAGAGAGTGCTCTCGCGAGCTCCAAAAGCGCTGCACTCCCGCTCGCATTGTCGTTTGCTCCGGGCTTGGGATGGCACAGGTGAGCAGTGAAGAGAATATACGGCGGTTTGCCCACTTTAGCATAGACCATAGGGAGCACTTGCTTCTCTCTAATCTCGCTCACTACTTTGAGCCTGGCCTCAACGCTTTCACCCTTCTTGAGCTTGGCGATGACTTCATTGGCCCACTCCTCACTTATCGCAACCGCAGGAATTTTTGCCCACTCCAAATCTTCCTTTGCCAAGAAGAGTCCAACGTAGGGGAAAGCCTTTCCAGTGCCTTTGCGGTAGATTATGAAGCCTTTAGCACCGCTCTTGTTAGCTTTTTCGTAGTTCTCTCTCCATTCTTCTCCCACTAGAACGATCCTGTCCTTGGCTTTCTCCCAATCTTCTTCTCTTTCGATTAGAACTACTTCTCCCTCAGCTTCGCCGCTCGGAGAGTGCGCCATCACTACAAGGGGCGTTTTTTCTGTGGTTGCTTTTCTCTCTCCGATTTCGATTTCACCATGGATTAAATCCCAAGCTATGGGAGATTTTAGAGTTAAGTGCCACCTTTCCCCATCATAGACATCCTCTAAAAGCTCTGCTTCAATCCCCCAAATCCTCAGATCCTCTAGAACATAGTTGGCTGCCTCAAAAAGCTCTTTTGAACCCTGAATTCGGTGGAATTTTGTTATATCCGCAATGTTCTGCAATACTCTATCCGAGCTAAAAACTTCGGCTTCCTTCAAAAAGCGCTCCATAGGCTCACCAATTAGAGTTCTCACGAGAATATAATAGGTTTCCGGTGGTAGGATTAATTATTCATTAGAAACTATCAAGATACAACTATCAAACATGGTAAACCTTATAAAGGTAGAAGGGGTAATTATTGTATAAATGCAAAATAGATCCCCCGAATACTAGAAGAGGGTGATACTCAATGGGGAAAACCAAGAAGTTTTTAACCCTTCTTCTTTTTCTCTCAATCGTTATGCAGAGTGCACTTGCAACACCATACTGGCTCAAACCGGGCGTTTACGCTTCATACAAAGCGTGCAGCGCAGAGGCCCTTGAAGGAGACATAAAGTACGGAAACGAAGTCATCATCAGGGAGGAAAACGAGACAACACATCTACTGAGCCCCTGCATCTACTTTAAGTGGACAGTTCTCGACATAAAGGGCGATAAAGCTGTTTTAGGAATTCTCCTTCGAAGTGAAAACAGCAGCAGGATCGTTGAGAGGAAGGTAAGCGCTGAGGAGGGGAGGAAGCTCCTTGAGAAATACCAGAGAATGTACGACTACTCCGGCGAGATGTGTGTTAACAAGTTCGTCAACGACACTTTAATAACGATGTGCAAGAACGTCTATAGGGAAAAAGGCCCTAAAGGGGAGCTGCTCATCGGTGTTGATGAGGGTTATGCATACATAATGAACACCACACACACCGGAAAAGACCACAGCTGGAGCGGGGTCGTTGAGGTCGACCTTAAGACCGGCGAGCTCTTAATAAACGGCACTCCTGTTGGAGTTAACTTCCTCTTCTCCGATAATCCGGCAGAGCTCAAAGGGAAGGAGATTATGGAGGGAGTTACATTTGAGGAAACCAGAGAGCTGAACATGACCGTTATGACATACTATAGAGATTTTGTACCGCCCATATCTTTCACTAAGAGCGAGAAGATAGATACAGGTGGGGGATGGGCAATTGATGCGGTTGCTTTCGACGGGACGAGCGGGCTGGCCATAACGATATACATGCCTGTAAGCCCCCTCTGGGAGGCCCTAGGCATTGAAGAAGTCTATTCCGCGGATACACTCCTTCAGCGGAGCAAATCAGAGAAGAGCAGCGACAGGACGGTGCTCGTAGGCTTCCTCCTTGAAGACACGAATGCAGAGCTCATAAAACCCGAGGCACTGGAGGAAGGGAGTATTTCAAAGAAGGCCCTCGCACTTCTCCTCGGGGCGTTTGCAGCTTTTCTGGTTGTATGGAGGTGGAAAAGGTAAAGCGATTTCATGGGAGGAAAAGGAAAAAAACATAGTTCACTCCTTCCCTTTGTGCTCGCACCACTCTTTGTTCGCCCAGTCTCCATGAAACTCTCCCGGAATATGTCCCGTGTCAGGGACAGCTTGGCTGAAGTCGTAGAGAGCCTCTAACGCTGATACTATGTCTCTTGGGAAGTCCTTCTGGGCCACATATAAAGCCGCTCTCGTAACGACATTGTAGCGCGAGTTGGGGACGAGGCTTTTCAGTGAAGCAAACCAAGCTTCCTCCGTAGATTCCCATCCTTCCAAGCCCTCTAAGCGGAAGAACTCGTAATCATAGTAGAGCTGTGGAAAAGCGAGCAACTTCATGTACTCGAGGAATAGATAGTGAGCTCTCTCCTCAATGCCCTCCTCAAGGTAAAGGTCTATAAGCTCGGCGAGTGCCTTGCTTATGGCAACGACATTGCCGAATGTGACTCTCGTATCTATGTGCTCCCAAAATCTCGGGCATGAGTGGTTGCCGAGCAAAGCTAAGTAGTAAATTCTTCCAAGCTTGAGACTTATAGCCGGATCAACATCTTTGATTGGCTCCGTGACATATTCAACGCTCGTATCAATCTCAAAATACTCATAGTGCTCCCTAAAGAATATCCTAGCATACCTAACAAGAAACTCCTTTAATGAATCGAGCGTAGCGCTTGAATCATTGCGCTTTATCAAATCAAAGACCGCGTATCTTATGCTCCTGTTCAGCTCTTTAAACACCTTTGTGAAGGCTAACTTCCAAAGCTGGGAGTACTTTTTACCCCTGTAAAAGCGGTGTATCACCTTATTATCTTCCCTCCGGACGCCTAGCCAGCGTGTATCACTCGTTGTCCCATCTAAGCTCAAATCAAAGTAGTCGCTCCAGCTCGAGTAGTCTTTCACGTGGAGCTCAAACTTCTCTGTGCACTCCCCTTCGAGACACTTAAACCCACCGCTGAGCTTTTTCCTAACGAATTCGGCCGCGTTTATGAGCTCAACGCCCTTATCCTCCAATCCCTTCAACCAAGTCATGAACCTGTCGAGCTGCTGGGGGTTGCTGACCAAGGCCTCCAAATCACTCGCTAAGTAAACGAGATAAGGAATGTTCTGGGATTCTTTGAAAACGTCTATCCTCCCCTCTGCAACAGCCCTAATTAAGCCCTCAACATCAAGCGTGTTGAATGCAAAGGCATCACTAAGCTGGTGGTCTCTCCCAAAGATGTAGCAGAGCTTACCATTGGCTTTGAATGTGTTGCATGAAAACTTAGCCTGAAAAAGGTGAAGCTCCCTGAACTGCCGCTCATCCACGAGAAAGAGGAGTTTCTTATCAGTGGAGTCGCTTATTATTTTAGCACTATCTCTGGCTATGACATTTTCAGGAAGCCAGTAACCAACAACCTCCTTATCTTTAATGAAAGGTTTGTAGAAGTCAAAAGACACTCTCGCGAGAACTTCTTGAGCAAACTTGCTTATATGGGGCATTATTGGGTGAAAGGGGGTAGTAGGGACAGCTTCGACGTGATTCTCCAAGAGTTCGATAATTTCTCCGTAAATTCTCGGTTTATATCTCAAGACCATGTAAAGCGTAAAAGGTTCGATATCAACACTTACCGCCCCTTTCTTAAGGGCACCCAAAGTGTCATCCACGTAATCGTAGGCTTTTATGACCGCCCTAGTCCAATTCCTACCTTCAACATCAACATCCCTAATCTTCAGTGAGACAGGACTTAAGCGCTCCGAATACTTTATAGGATCCCATCCCGTGCCATCATGGATATAAATTATATCTCCCGGCTGGTAGCCATGAAAGTGATAAGCGAACTTCTGCATCATCAGTCATCACCATCCTGTATGTACCCTATGGAAGAAGGAAAACCAAGAGTCTTAGGCTTCTTTAACATCCCCATAAGCTCTAAAATTTCAGGTGGTTCTAGAATTGACGGACTGTTTAAAATCCGCGCAAACTCTATATTGAACCGTCCCTCAGATTGAATCTCCTCTTCAATAAATGCTTCCTTTAATTTGGATTTAGACTCATCCAAAGGAGAAAGCTTAACAGCCAGTCCAGACTGCACATCTTCCATTCTCTTCCTCTCACCATCAAGTTTTCCCCGCTGGTATGCTTTCTTAGCTTTTTCATAAACTCCAAGTTCCCTGGCTTTTTCATATATCTCAGATTTCTTATGTCCAACCCACGATATCCACTCACTGTGTCCTTTGTAGCCAATAAAGTACCCAAAACGATACGCTTCCCTAATTATTTCCTGAATTTTTTGAGTATCCTTTTTCTTTACCATTTCGATCCCCTCAGAACGGCGCCTCATTGTAAACCCTAATGCCTTCTTTTGAGAACCTAACTCTCTTTATATTACTGTCATGAGGTGTGCCACGCATTTTTAATATCTGAAGCGCTCTTATCATCGTATAGTTTCTCATAAAGTGATGCAAAACTATGACACCGCTGGCCAAATAATATTCATCAGTATAATTATCTGAGCTCAGCATTTCAGATATTACTAACGTGGTAACATCTAACTCTTCAAGAGACCTTATAAAGTTGCCAATCTCTCTTCTCTTGTTTTCGGGATCCGCAACAAGCTGTTCTATTGAAGTGAATGAATCTATTACCACTCTTTTTGGCCTTTCTGCTGAGACTACATCTTTAATCTTCACGAAAAGCTCTCTCCATGTCAATTTTTGTTCTATTCTTAGGAGGTGGTAGCCAATATCATAGAAAACAATCTTCCCAGATTTTGCGTAAGGTAGGATGTTGAGATCATATTTCATCATGTCTTGAATTATAACTTTAGGATCATCAACGAGAGAAATGTAAAGGCCTTTTTCATTATTCCTAGCACCTGCTACAAGAAACTGAACTCCAATTGTAGTTTTACCACTCCCAGGAGGCCCACTTATAAGGTAGACCCTCCCCGGGATTAAACCCCCACCAATCAGCTCATCTAACCCCGGAACCCCAGTTGAAACACGATCTAAGGTTTTTAGTATTTCTCCAATGTACATGAGAATAACCTCCCAAGGTTAATCCCCTAAGAAATAAATATGAACGAAGATATTTATATCACTTTTGAACTAACCCCAAGCCCAATGTCTGCTCACAATAAAGCGGACTATAAACGAGATGAGAATTCCTATGAGGTTAGAGATCAAATAGGGGATTCCTATGTACGTTAACCCATAGAGAAACGCAAGCTGAACTGCACCCCCAGCTATTGAAGCTAAGTGAAAGTTAACTAAGCGTTTCAAAAAGGGCACGTTTTTCAAATCCCTAAACGTCCAGATGTCATTCCAAAGGAAGTTGTTCAAAACGCTGAGCTCATAGGAGAAGAGTCCAGCCAAAACTAACCCTAAATCAGTTTTCTCAAAAAATAACCAGAGAAAGAACTCATTTACAATAACACCTGTGAAGCCAACGATGGAAAATTTAACTAGTCTGTCTATCTCACCTTCCCACTTCATTAGACGCCACAGGTGCCTCAGATAATTAAAAATCTGCTTTTGGCTTAATTTACTCTCTCCTGCGTTTCTTAGGCCAAAAGTAAACGGAATTTCTTCAATTCTACTATATCTTCC from Palaeococcus pacificus DY20341 includes:
- a CDS encoding polysaccharide deacetylase family protein, which codes for MMQKFAYHFHGYQPGDIIYIHDGTGWDPIKYSERLSPVSLKIRDVDVEGRNWTRAVIKAYDYVDDTLGALKKGAVSVDIEPFTLYMVLRYKPRIYGEIIELLENHVEAVPTTPFHPIMPHISKFAQEVLARVSFDFYKPFIKDKEVVGYWLPENVIARDSAKIISDSTDKKLLFLVDERQFRELHLFQAKFSCNTFKANGKLCYIFGRDHQLSDAFAFNTLDVEGLIRAVAEGRIDVFKESQNIPYLVYLASDLEALVSNPQQLDRFMTWLKGLEDKGVELINAAEFVRKKLSGGFKCLEGECTEKFELHVKDYSSWSDYFDLSLDGTTSDTRWLGVRREDNKVIHRFYRGKKYSQLWKLAFTKVFKELNRSIRYAVFDLIKRNDSSATLDSLKEFLVRYARIFFREHYEYFEIDTSVEYVTEPIKDVDPAISLKLGRIYYLALLGNHSCPRFWEHIDTRVTFGNVVAISKALAELIDLYLEEGIEERAHYLFLEYMKLLAFPQLYYDYEFFRLEGLEGWESTEEAWFASLKSLVPNSRYNVVTRAALYVAQKDFPRDIVSALEALYDFSQAVPDTGHIPGEFHGDWANKEWCEHKGKE
- a CDS encoding nitrilase, which produces MKVGFIQMEPKLLDLNANLSKAERFIKEAAKKEAKLIVLPELFDTGYNFESKEEVEEIAQQIPDGETTLFLMEQAREHELFIVAGTAEKDEKGKLYNSAVIVGPIGSSYIGKYRKIHLFYREKLFFEPGNLGFHVFNIGIAKVGVMICFDWFFPEAMRTLALKGADIVAHPANLVMPYAPRAMPIRSLENRVFSITANRIGEERGLRFIGMSQINSPKAEILLRASEDKEEVGIVEINVEEARNKMLNEFNDIFKDRKRQYYEL
- a CDS encoding metallophosphoesterase; this translates as MEHFKTFERLSLELDTSKGKTLILADLHIAFELSRGLRVRTYFEKSLVEFIKSRNPDLVILLGDVKEPLSLKPFTKKLLLEFFSELEEFKILITKGNHDGNIEKLEEEFRNIEVENYFLIDDTLFIHGHQNLPKIDFERAILGHIHPAVSVKIGSIVKKTKCFIRVDKFLILPTVNPYIEGFDVREGIKMIPFLKKAKKGKAFLPDWTYLGEVMF
- a CDS encoding SdpI family protein, whose protein sequence is MEGIEIINIMFNIFIALLMLTAGLLTYLFRDKPNYAIGVRIGYTFASKEAWRKTNTFAGKAFMALGALMLILSPFVDMMQNTIIMLAGIIVIFYKGYKIAKETYELEEFKIEAPEIIPQNIPELNVRPYLFGEFAILSIYFLFLALSYDKMPQNIASHFDFYGNPNGFMEKSITSLVAFPLVISALIIGITYLSKKPLFVQFTPKFNPKAGKIFVELMFFTELLIISAWAYIIAYNAYNIHSGAIISGISFGAIIIILVEMFRLLLAIGES
- a CDS encoding transcriptional regulator, translating into MHEKLESLLRSLGVKKSEIRIYKLLLEKNIPLRIKEIQREVGLSERSVRAHVLNLYRRGFLKRKLIEEGWLGYTYTAVSPQELLERLKENVVKKINEIERELKETDEVKGP
- a CDS encoding PadR family transcriptional regulator yields the protein MFGNGKRRAIKKLKKELRAGTYSFIILSLLKDKPMHGYGIRKAFSELSEGRIVPSEGTLYDLLKSLEKYKLVESFWAEVGGRARKYYKITSLGEEVLSELKEEVSFIGEILERLGEGYE
- a CDS encoding DUF1648 domain-containing protein gives rise to the protein MNEVQILGITMFLAGLLSYGFRNKKEFRRGLRVGFRIPYTLASQEAWRAGNTFVGIGFMALGVLVIFLSFSLSENQAVLIATFGGFVIIALGAYVSKIALERETFKPAEGEIKPLKEFNVKPWLFSGALIMIIYLLIALYYYPKLPEVIAIHFTSSGAPDSFGSKLPFVLIVPLTIMSFFLGLIYLAKEPFKRAYISIYSKNPEQTRKWTLNLLLAGMFVQFIAYTDIIWFSLNGAHLLSISSLTTLSLLFIAIPSAMILLSLFRPPA
- a CDS encoding RAD55 family ATPase; protein product: MYIGEILKTLDRVSTGVPGLDELIGGGLIPGRVYLISGPPGSGKTTIGVQFLVAGARNNEKGLYISLVDDPKVIIQDMMKYDLNILPYAKSGKIVFYDIGYHLLRIEQKLTWRELFVKIKDVVSAERPKRVVIDSFTSIEQLVADPENKRREIGNFIRSLEELDVTTLVISEMLSSDNYTDEYYLASGVIVLHHFMRNYTMIRALQILKMRGTPHDSNIKRVRFSKEGIRVYNEAPF
- a CDS encoding DUF4910 domain-containing protein — translated: MERFLKEAEVFSSDRVLQNIADITKFHRIQGSKELFEAANYVLEDLRIWGIEAELLEDVYDGERWHLTLKSPIAWDLIHGEIEIGERKATTEKTPLVVMAHSPSGEAEGEVVLIEREEDWEKAKDRIVLVGEEWRENYEKANKSGAKGFIIYRKGTGKAFPYVGLFLAKEDLEWAKIPAVAISEEWANEVIAKLKKGESVEARLKVVSEIREKQVLPMVYAKVGKPPYILFTAHLCHPKPGANDNASGSAALLELARALSKLYDESFRFGFAFLWIPEYHGTQAFIESFAELEHYYVVINLDMVGGREGVVMLIRTPLSRFSVIEGIMEYYLDLANSRGKSFGGSSLPKVPLKSYPYEMGSDHDVFSFFGIPSVMPITWPDSFYHSSEDSIEKLSKETLEIIGKAVLATALALAKASKEELQRFAKAYAMKYLGELGLTNELDVAEKLVMKGLARDGHFLGVDIGHEFESNPWLQWKQKGILSPRDIMRIDKAQGKEMRELLKERPLMALLHELLMLGELLPKDDAFKALEEEYGKFKRESLEKALEILGALNFVSFL